Proteins found in one Plasmodium sp. gorilla clade G2 genome assembly, chromosome: 14 genomic segment:
- a CDS encoding stevor PIR protein, putative, which translates to MIFYNIKLIIFSIILVSLTLSYNNDCDGLYKYINYKNMVLWPMNFRCLGELSNGFITNNRHKNSKLREYGNPNEGKYKKDKYPYDKTKTKQNIPHVKEKGKVGTPHLKKYEKENESKSNRPNRSFKNSEMHSQNNSDKSNDKYKCRKKKFLNILLYIGLIITFHFHICCMSCKNKRNIEK; encoded by the exons atgatattttataatattaaattaattatattttcaattatATTAGTATCATTAACGTTAAGTTATAAT AATGACTGTGAtggattatataaatatataaattataaaaacatgGTGTTATGGCCAATGAATTTTAGATGCTTAGGAGAATTATCAAATGGatttataacaaataatagaCATAAAAATAGCAAATTAAGAGAATACGGAAACCCCAATGAAGGAAAATACAAGAAGGACAAATATCCATATGATAAgacaaaaacaaaacaaaatataccACATGTAAAAGAAAAGGGAAAAGTTGGAACAccacatttaaaaaaatatgaaaaagaaaatgaatcaAAATCAAATAGACCTAATCGTTCCTTCAAAAATTCAGAAATGCATTCTCAAAATAATTCAGATAAatcaaatgataaatataaatgtcggaaaaaaaaatttttgaatatccttttatatataggTTTAATAATTACTTTTCATTTTCACATTTGTTGTATGTCTtgcaaaaataaaagaaatatagaaaaataa